A window from Lampris incognitus isolate fLamInc1 chromosome 5, fLamInc1.hap2, whole genome shotgun sequence encodes these proteins:
- the slc34a2a gene encoding solute carrier family 34 member 2a yields the protein MTPTPDPKKDQKEAHKSECNGNKGRPASMAAAHSTVALIEGEVQQDDPWNLTELQDTGVPWKALDTKGKVLRVLLVVGKMVSLLALLYMFICSLDILSSAFQLVGGKAAGDIFQDNSVLSNPLAGLVIGVLVTLLVQSSSTSSSIVVSMVSSGLLTVQLAVPIIMGTNIGTSVTNTLVAMTQAGDRNTFRRAFAGATVHDFFNWLSVLVLLPLEVASGYLYRITKLITNSFNIQSGDAPDLLNVITDPLTEAIIQLDESVISGIATGDPAARNKSLIKNWCKTFTNTTLMNVTVPGPENCTSPSLCWVDGNLTFTLKNVSETYNIQKCKHLFVDVNLSDLAVGLILLALSLLVLCSCLILIVKLLNSMLKGQVAMVIKAILNTDFPFPFGWVTGYIAIFVGAGMTFIVQSSSVFTSAITPLVGIGVISIERAYPLSLGSNIGTTTTAILAAMASPGDTLANALQIALVHFLFNISGIILWYPIPITRIPIRLAKGLGNITASYRWFAAVYIICCFFFLPLFIFSLSLAGWQVLVCVSVPLVIILVTIVVINVLQKQRPKCLPKALQSWSFLPLWAHSLEPWDQVVTNIMAKCCCCCKCCQAATNEQEQREGDKEKEHVVEMYDNPAINGEKELKDDTKILKSTHL from the exons ATGACTCCTACACCGGACCCCAAGAAGGACCAGAAGGAGGCACATAAAAGTGAATGCAATG GGAATAAAGGGAGGCCTGCTTCCATGGCAGCAGCACATTCCACTGTGGCTCTGATCGAGGGGGAGGTCCAGCAGGACGACCCATGGAACCTAACAGAGCTCCAGGACACGGGGGTGCCATGGAAAG CTCTGGATACCAAAGGAAAGGTGCTGAGGGtgttgttggtggtggggaaGATGGTCTCGCTGCTGGCTTTGCTCTACATGTTCATCTGTTCCCTCGACATCCTCAGCTCAGCCTTCCAGCTAGTTGGAG GTAAGGCGGCCGGGGACATCTTTCAGGATAACTCTGTGCTATCCAACCCTTTGGCCGGTTTGGTTATCGGTGTACTGGTCACCCTGTTGGTCCAGAGCTCCTCTACATCCTCCTCCATAGTTGTCAGCATGGTCTCCTCTGGAC tgCTTACCGTGCAGCTGGCTGTTCCTATCATCATGGGCACCAACATCGGAACCTCAGTCACCAACACACTGGTGGCCATGACGCAGGCTGGCGATCGCAACACCTTTCGACG GGCGTTTGCGGGGGCCACGGTACATGATTTCTTCAACTGGCTGTCTGTACTGGTGCTGCTGCCTCTTGAAGTGGCTTCTGGTTACTTGTACCGAATCACCAAGCTCATCACCAACTCCTTCAATATCCAGAGTGGAGATGCCCCCGACCTGCTCAATGTCATCACAGACCCCCTCACTGAGGCAATCATACAA CTGGATGAATCTGTGATCAGCGGCATTGCAACTGGAGACCCTGCTGCCAGGAACAAGAGCCTCATCAAAAACTGGTGCAAAACCTTCACCAACACA aCCTTAATGAACGTGACAGTTCCTGGACCAGAGAATTGCACCTCTCCATCTCTGTGTTGGGTCGACGGCAACCTCACCTTCACACTGAAGAACGTGTCCGAGACATACAACATCCAGAAAT GCAAGCACCTGTTTGTAGACGTGAATCTGTCCGACCTAGCGGTGGGTCTGATCCTGCTGGCTCTCTCCCTGTTGGTGCTCTGCTCCTGCCTGATTCTCATCGTCAAGCTGCTCAACTCCATGCTGAAGGGACAGGTGGCAATGGTCATTAAAGCCATCCTTAACACTG ACTTCCCATTTCCTTTTGGCTGGGTTACTGGTTACATTGCCATCTTTGTTGGAGCTGGGATGACTTTCATTGTCCAGAGCAgttctgtcttcacctctgccaTAACACCACTTGTTG GTattggtgtcatcagcatagagagAGCCTACCCGTTGTCATTGGGTTCAAATATTGGTACAACCACCACTGCCATACTGGCAGCCATGGCTAGTCCTGGAGACACACTGGCTAATGCTTTACAG ATTGCCCTGGTCCACTTCCTGTTCAACATCTCAGGCATCATACTATGGTACCCAATTCCCATCACCAGGATTCCCATCCGGCTGGCTAAAGGGCTGGGCAACATCACTGCCTCCTACCGCTGGTTTGCTGCTGTCTACATCATCTGCTGTTTCTTTTTCCTTCCCCTCTTCATCTTTAGCCTGTCGCTGGCTGGTTGGCAGGTtttggtgtgtgtaagtgtgcctCTGGTCATCATACTGGTCACCATTGTGGTGATCAATGTGTTGCAGAAGCAGCGACCCAAGTGCCTGCCAAAAGCCCTGCAATCCTGGAGCTTCCTCCCTCTCTGGGCTCACTCCCTGGAGCCATGGGACCAAGTGGTCACTAACATTATGGccaaatgctgctgctgctgcaaatgCTGCCAGGCTGCCACCAATGAGCAAgaacagagagaaggagacaagGAGAAAGAGCATGTGGTGGAGATGTATGACAACCCTGCAATAAATGGAGAGAAAGAACTGAAAGATGACACAAAGATTTTGAAATCAACCCATCTGTGA